In Paenibacillus sp. J23TS9, a single genomic region encodes these proteins:
- a CDS encoding dienelactone hydrolase family protein yields MAEVLLLHHVLGRTKGIEAIADQLRDAGHTVHVPDLFDGRMFSSLEEGLVFVKEIGFDEVTARGVRAASELSRDVVYAGFSLGVPAAQQLAQTREGARGALFFHACLPTSVFESQWPVDLPVQIHAMSADPFFVEDGDINAARELVETANHAEFFLYEGKEHLFTDSSIPSYDAEATKLVIKRVLEFLG; encoded by the coding sequence ATGGCAGAAGTTTTGTTGTTACACCACGTTTTAGGCCGAACGAAGGGGATTGAAGCAATCGCCGATCAACTGAGAGATGCGGGACATACTGTGCACGTGCCAGATTTATTTGACGGCCGCATGTTTTCCTCGCTTGAGGAAGGCTTGGTATTTGTTAAGGAGATCGGATTTGATGAAGTGACTGCGCGCGGCGTTCGGGCAGCCAGCGAGCTTTCAAGGGATGTTGTCTATGCTGGTTTTTCACTCGGTGTCCCGGCAGCACAGCAGCTCGCTCAAACTCGTGAAGGCGCCAGAGGCGCACTGTTTTTTCATGCCTGCCTCCCGACCTCGGTGTTCGAATCTCAGTGGCCGGTCGACTTGCCTGTGCAAATTCACGCCATGAGTGCAGATCCTTTCTTCGTTGAAGACGGCGACATTAACGCGGCCCGTGAGCTTGTGGAGACGGCCAATCACGCAGAGTTTTTTCTGTACGAAGGCAAGGAACATCTCTTCACCGACAGCAGTATACCTTCTTACGATGCTGAAGCGACGAAACTTGTGATTAAGCGGGTTCTCGAATTTCTCGGATAG
- a CDS encoding IMP dehydrogenase → MAVYLNEVSRTFGEYLLIPGYSSVECVPANVSLQTPLVKFKKGNKPPMSLKIPMTSAIMQSVSDDTMAISLAKEGGLSFIYGSQSIESQAQMVARVKSYRAGFVVSDANISPEGTLDELLMLKKQTNHSTVAVTIDGSSRGKLVGIVTSRDYRVSRMTLDTKVKDFMTPFEELICGNKDTTLKEANNIIWEHKLNCLPIIDDEQRLISMVFRKDYNTNKKNENELIDESKRYMVGAGINTRDYAERIPALLQAGVDVLCIDSSEGFTEWQKIVLEYVRKNYGDTVKIGAGNIVDREGFRFLAEAGADFVKVGIGGGAICITREQKGIGRGQATALIEAAKARDEYFNETGIYVPICSDGGTVHDYHITLALAMGADFLMLGRYFARFDESPTKKVNINGSYMKEYWGEGSTRAKNWQRYDLGGDEKLSFEEGVDSFVPYAGSLEDNVGLSLSIVRSTMCNCGYLTITELQKNAKITLVSSTSIVEGSAHDVILKDSRQIL, encoded by the coding sequence ATGGCAGTTTATCTGAATGAAGTATCGCGCACCTTTGGTGAGTATTTACTAATACCAGGTTACTCATCTGTAGAGTGTGTACCGGCAAATGTTAGTTTACAAACACCCTTAGTGAAATTTAAAAAAGGAAATAAACCTCCTATGTCTTTGAAAATTCCTATGACATCAGCAATTATGCAGTCTGTTTCTGATGATACAATGGCAATATCTTTAGCAAAAGAAGGTGGACTTTCTTTTATTTACGGATCACAATCTATTGAAAGTCAGGCACAAATGGTTGCTCGTGTTAAAAGTTATAGAGCTGGATTTGTTGTTAGTGATGCAAATATATCTCCTGAAGGTACTTTAGACGAACTATTAATGTTAAAGAAGCAGACAAATCATTCGACTGTAGCAGTAACCATTGATGGAAGTTCTAGAGGTAAATTAGTAGGCATTGTAACTAGCAGAGATTATCGAGTTAGTCGGATGACTTTAGATACTAAAGTTAAAGATTTTATGACACCATTCGAAGAATTAATCTGTGGTAATAAAGATACCACATTAAAAGAAGCGAATAATATTATATGGGAGCACAAATTAAATTGTCTTCCAATCATTGATGATGAACAAAGATTGATTTCTATGGTGTTTCGAAAAGATTACAATACGAATAAGAAAAATGAGAATGAGTTGATTGATGAATCTAAAAGATATATGGTTGGCGCAGGTATTAATACTAGAGATTATGCTGAACGAATCCCAGCATTACTCCAAGCTGGAGTAGATGTTCTTTGTATTGACAGTTCCGAAGGATTTACAGAATGGCAAAAGATTGTTCTTGAATACGTCCGGAAGAATTATGGTGATACTGTAAAAATTGGGGCGGGAAATATAGTTGATAGAGAAGGTTTCCGTTTCCTTGCCGAAGCTGGTGCCGATTTTGTAAAAGTAGGAATTGGCGGCGGTGCAATTTGTATTACACGAGAACAAAAAGGCATAGGGAGAGGCCAAGCTACCGCATTAATTGAGGCAGCGAAGGCTCGTGATGAATATTTTAATGAGACAGGAATCTATGTACCAATTTGTTCTGATGGAGGTACTGTACACGATTATCACATTACATTGGCACTAGCTATGGGAGCAGATTTTCTAATGTTAGGAAGATATTTTGCCCGATTTGATGAAAGCCCCACTAAAAAAGTGAATATAAACGGTAGTTATATGAAGGAGTATTGGGGAGAGGGAAGTACGAGGGCAAAAAATTGGCAAAGATATGACTTAGGCGGTGACGAAAAACTTTCTTTTGAAGAAGGAGTTGATTCGTTTGTACCCTATGCAGGAAGTTTAGAAGATAATGTTGGACTTTCTTTAAGTATAGTACGTTCAACAATGTGTAATTGTGGTTACCTGACAATTACTGAACTACAAAAAAATGCTAAGATAACCTTAGTTTCTTCTACAAGTATTGTTGAGGGTAGTGCACATGATGTAATACTTAAAGATAGTCGTCAGATATTGTAA
- a CDS encoding NUDIX hydrolase, which yields MNNPPKHFISAAAIVVNNENKILLLRGPERGWEMPGGVVEEGESLTDAAIRETKEETGIDIEIIKFCGVFQNVKDCICNTLFLGRPIGGDFRTSNESLEIGYFTKHEALSMVTFMNFKERIEYCINRQEPFFIEFNT from the coding sequence ATGAATAATCCTCCAAAGCACTTTATTTCCGCCGCTGCGATTGTAGTGAATAATGAAAACAAGATTTTATTACTTAGAGGACCCGAAAGAGGATGGGAAATGCCAGGAGGTGTAGTTGAAGAAGGTGAATCATTAACAGATGCTGCAATTAGAGAAACTAAGGAAGAAACCGGTATAGACATCGAAATTATTAAATTTTGTGGGGTTTTTCAGAATGTTAAAGATTGTATTTGTAATACATTATTTTTAGGGCGACCAATAGGCGGGGATTTCAGAACATCCAATGAGAGTCTCGAAATTGGTTATTTTACAAAGCATGAAGCTCTTAGTATGGTTACGTTTATGAATTTTAAAGAACGAATTGAGTATTGTATAAACCGACAAGAGCCTTTTTTTATAGAGTTTAATACATAA
- a CDS encoding YitT family protein — MKQQVWYFANAANMVSSSKYPRKHVIIYFSRILLRVTLFLLGLMIMSYGIVLIVEANLGAAPWDVMHLGIVRHWGFTFGRTRQMVGIIIIVGSCFVLRKWPSIGIIANMLLVGEFCNYIINWHLTPDIISLTSQITAFASGLFIWGLGTGIYIQSQLGAGPRDLLMLALHHVTGISIRWVRTLIEITTVLVGISLGGPFSWGTLVFSVTIGHTTELGMKLAKKWFGKVTG, encoded by the coding sequence ATGAAGCAACAAGTGTGGTATTTTGCAAATGCTGCAAACATGGTCTCAAGTTCAAAGTATCCCCGTAAGCATGTTATCATCTATTTTAGTCGCATTTTACTGCGAGTTACTCTTTTTTTACTTGGACTCATGATCATGAGCTACGGTATTGTCCTTATCGTTGAGGCGAACCTAGGCGCTGCTCCATGGGATGTCATGCATTTAGGCATTGTACGTCATTGGGGGTTTACCTTTGGAAGAACACGCCAAATGGTGGGTATCATTATCATTGTAGGTTCCTGTTTTGTTTTGAGAAAGTGGCCTTCCATTGGTATTATCGCCAACATGCTGTTGGTTGGGGAGTTTTGTAATTATATTATTAATTGGCATTTGACTCCCGATATTATTTCCTTGACTTCCCAAATAACAGCCTTTGCATCCGGATTATTTATCTGGGGGTTAGGAACAGGGATTTATATTCAGTCACAGCTTGGGGCTGGCCCGAGGGATTTATTAATGCTCGCTCTTCATCACGTTACCGGTATATCTATTCGATGGGTTAGAACACTTATCGAGATCACAACCGTTTTAGTTGGAATCAGTTTGGGTGGGCCGTTCTCATGGGGGACCTTGGTATTTTCAGTAACCATAGGTCATACCACTGAATTAGGTATGAAGCTCGCTAAAAAATGGTTTGGAAAAGTTACGGGTTAG
- a CDS encoding YhgE/Pip domain-containing protein, protein MRMLNEKMTWLGVILVLAVLILFGLATLGSVLGAKPKELPVAIVVLDQSSELPSGGTLEVGEMIQAKLVSNLALPFVWHVVDNEEQAREGLEKREYYGALVIPADLSSGLLSLASSSPLPPQVKILANEGMSTQASTIVIQELGQALRMISAELSQQLLEQIGQQKEQIPVETAKALVTPMNVQEEVIHSPGVNNALGNAPALLTQVMWIGSLVTGIFMFLASKKAIAAGSRRWAVNAMQVIVGLTFVNIASGFTIWMALSWYGMEMADAGGTWLFLWLVGSTFFLLQCCLLNWIGFRAMPLLVFLMFFSIPLLNTAPEFLPQTAQDWIYSWTPLRFAAGGLREVMYFGGMDAASSNASILLGIAVGFLVLILASGFKAGRATDGAAGIRLF, encoded by the coding sequence ATGAGAATGCTCAATGAAAAAATGACTTGGCTGGGAGTGATACTCGTATTGGCCGTTTTGATCCTATTCGGATTAGCGACGCTGGGTTCGGTGCTTGGTGCTAAGCCAAAGGAGCTTCCGGTGGCAATCGTTGTTCTTGACCAGTCGAGTGAGCTGCCCTCTGGCGGAACGTTAGAGGTAGGTGAGATGATTCAGGCGAAATTAGTTTCGAACCTGGCGCTACCGTTTGTCTGGCATGTTGTGGATAACGAGGAACAAGCTCGGGAAGGGCTAGAAAAACGCGAATATTACGGCGCGTTGGTGATTCCGGCGGATCTGAGCAGTGGCCTTCTTTCATTAGCAAGTTCTTCACCACTTCCTCCTCAAGTGAAGATCCTTGCCAACGAGGGTATGAGCACCCAAGCCTCGACGATAGTAATACAGGAATTGGGGCAAGCTCTGAGAATGATTAGCGCAGAACTGTCGCAACAGCTGCTTGAGCAGATCGGACAGCAAAAGGAGCAAATTCCAGTTGAGACGGCTAAAGCTTTAGTGACACCTATGAACGTTCAGGAAGAAGTCATTCATTCGCCGGGGGTGAACAATGCCTTGGGGAATGCACCGGCTTTGCTGACCCAGGTTATGTGGATCGGCAGTCTGGTGACTGGAATTTTCATGTTCCTGGCTAGTAAGAAGGCGATTGCTGCAGGTTCAAGAAGATGGGCGGTCAATGCGATGCAAGTGATCGTTGGACTTACGTTCGTTAACATTGCATCGGGCTTCACCATTTGGATGGCCTTGTCGTGGTACGGTATGGAAATGGCGGATGCAGGAGGAACTTGGTTGTTCTTATGGCTGGTCGGTTCGACGTTCTTTCTGCTGCAATGTTGCTTGCTGAATTGGATCGGGTTCCGGGCGATGCCACTGCTCGTATTTCTGATGTTTTTCTCCATCCCGTTGCTGAACACGGCTCCGGAGTTCTTGCCACAGACTGCGCAAGATTGGATCTATTCGTGGACACCATTGCGGTTTGCGGCAGGGGGGCTGCGCGAAGTGATGTACTTCGGCGGAATGGATGCTGCATCTTCGAACGCCTCAATCTTGTTGGGCATAGCTGTGGGATTTTTGGTACTGATACTCGCTTCAGGATTTAAAGCTGGTCGAGCGACAGATGGAGCAGCAGGCATTCGACTCTTTTGA
- a CDS encoding TetR/AcrR family transcriptional regulator produces the protein MKKQQDQKSEVLVDDRRELIKKAALKVFAKRGLQSAKMVMIAEEAGVSQGLSYRYFSSKEEIFAILVQEALEEAETSLAEVSGLPGSPKERLRAFTLTMLDENHKRHFMLLRYAQIEEGMPEQIQQILESYSAERTIGHLVPLFHQGQQAGEFSEGKPEKLLFFYFSVITGLMLQDAPGIYGDWKNDVDRLMKLILK, from the coding sequence ATGAAGAAACAACAAGACCAAAAATCCGAGGTTTTAGTCGACGACCGAAGGGAACTGATTAAAAAAGCAGCATTGAAAGTATTTGCCAAGAGGGGGCTGCAGTCGGCCAAGATGGTTATGATCGCGGAAGAAGCCGGCGTCAGCCAAGGGTTGTCTTACAGGTATTTCAGCTCTAAAGAAGAGATTTTCGCGATCCTCGTGCAGGAAGCACTAGAAGAAGCGGAGACATCTTTAGCGGAAGTCTCGGGGCTGCCTGGCTCGCCAAAGGAACGATTAAGAGCTTTCACGTTGACCATGCTGGATGAAAATCATAAGAGACATTTCATGCTTCTGAGGTACGCGCAAATCGAGGAAGGTATGCCAGAGCAGATACAGCAAATTTTGGAGAGCTATTCGGCCGAGCGGACGATCGGGCATCTGGTTCCGTTGTTCCATCAAGGACAACAGGCCGGCGAGTTCAGCGAAGGTAAGCCGGAAAAGCTGCTGTTCTTTTACTTCTCGGTCATAACTGGTCTGATGCTACAGGATGCCCCTGGCATCTATGGCGATTGGAAGAACGATGTTGATCGCTTAATGAAGTTGATTCTAAAATGA
- a CDS encoding MFS transporter encodes MEKVKYGNLYKTNSSNDRNEQNNRNGKSKVGFLLYLAIASVPIVFVLGNSMLVPILPQMKNELHISRLQSSLVITVFSLLAGIFIPVAGFLSDRFSRKAVMIPALIIYGSAGILAGFGATWHSYTVIIIARAIQGIGAAGTGAVTMALVGDLYNGATESKVLGVTEAANGTGKVLSPVIGTLFALITWFTPFFAFPVFCLMSLLCVIFIIKEPHKTKEPPKLKKYLSDTGSILKEKGRWLFPAFFSGALALFNLFGVLFYLSDTLEEAPYNIDGVKKGLILAIPLLGMVITSYTTGALIKKNGTLMRWLINIGFIILAGSLTCCIFLHTKLIIFIVLLTIGAIGTGLILPCLNTMITGTVQKEERGMITSIYNSLRSIGVAFGPPLFGYLMKVSNQLVFIVVASLAVVALLLVFFMIKPKGQLKSAKN; translated from the coding sequence ATGGAAAAAGTCAAATATGGAAATCTTTACAAAACCAATTCCTCGAACGATAGAAATGAACAAAATAACCGAAACGGCAAAAGTAAGGTAGGATTTCTCCTTTATTTAGCTATTGCCTCGGTCCCAATTGTGTTTGTGTTAGGAAATTCCATGCTGGTGCCGATATTGCCACAAATGAAAAACGAGCTTCACATCTCAAGATTACAAAGTTCTCTTGTTATTACCGTATTTTCATTACTGGCCGGAATATTCATACCGGTTGCCGGCTTTCTATCCGATCGATTTTCTCGAAAGGCTGTCATGATTCCAGCTCTTATCATTTACGGGTCTGCAGGAATCTTAGCAGGATTTGGGGCGACTTGGCATTCATATACAGTAATTATTATAGCTAGAGCCATTCAAGGCATTGGGGCAGCGGGAACAGGCGCTGTTACCATGGCGCTTGTGGGTGACCTTTATAATGGGGCTACCGAATCAAAAGTACTAGGTGTTACAGAAGCAGCAAACGGAACAGGCAAAGTGCTTAGTCCCGTTATTGGAACTTTATTCGCTCTAATTACTTGGTTTACCCCTTTTTTCGCTTTTCCGGTGTTCTGCCTGATGTCTTTGCTTTGTGTTATTTTCATTATTAAGGAGCCGCACAAAACTAAAGAACCTCCGAAGTTAAAAAAGTATTTATCCGATACCGGATCGATTCTAAAGGAAAAAGGCCGCTGGCTTTTCCCAGCCTTTTTTTCCGGGGCTCTTGCGCTGTTTAACTTATTCGGAGTTTTGTTTTATCTGTCTGACACCCTCGAAGAAGCTCCGTATAACATTGACGGTGTCAAAAAGGGGCTTATATTGGCAATACCCCTGTTGGGTATGGTAATCACTTCTTACACAACGGGTGCTCTGATAAAGAAAAACGGCACTTTAATGCGATGGCTTATTAACATTGGTTTTATTATTTTAGCCGGATCACTTACATGCTGTATCTTTTTGCATACCAAACTGATTATTTTCATCGTTCTTTTGACAATCGGTGCAATTGGAACTGGTCTTATATTACCGTGTCTCAATACGATGATAACCGGTACTGTCCAGAAGGAGGAACGAGGCATGATTACCTCGATTTATAATAGTTTGCGATCGATCGGCGTTGCATTTGGACCACCGCTGTTTGGTTATTTGATGAAGGTTTCGAATCAGCTGGTTTTTATCGTCGTGGCTTCTTTAGCCGTGGTCGCACTTTTGCTCGTCTTCTTTATGATTAAGCCCAAAGGCCAACTCAAATCGGCCAAAAATTAA
- a CDS encoding GNAT family N-acetyltransferase, with protein sequence MGALKQTMRHGIPIGSTQLFKIHPWSKHAEFGIWIGNKMVWGQGYATEVTSVVLDFAFERLNLHKVYLTVDADNPGAIRSYEKSGFKQDGILRDEVYKYGQYVDRIMMSILKHEYLNISNCSQ encoded by the coding sequence ATGGGGGCCCTAAAACAAACAATGAGGCACGGCATCCCGATTGGCAGTACCCAATTGTTTAAGATCCATCCTTGGTCCAAGCATGCTGAATTTGGTATTTGGATTGGGAACAAAATGGTATGGGGGCAAGGTTATGCAACAGAAGTGACAAGTGTTGTCCTGGATTTTGCGTTCGAGCGTTTAAATCTTCATAAAGTGTATTTGACGGTAGATGCTGATAATCCTGGTGCTATTCGGAGTTATGAAAAGTCGGGCTTCAAGCAGGATGGCATACTTAGAGACGAAGTCTATAAGTATGGTCAATATGTCGATCGTATAATGATGAGTATCTTGAAGCATGAATATTTAAATATATCTAATTGTTCCCAATAA
- a CDS encoding DUF2269 family protein — MYTYLLFIHILSAITAIVTIMGSPFIMSGVRTTGQAKFGLELQNKLAILPKIGGTLLILSGLGLGFLQTYLFREMWYVVSIAIFFVILIIVAVMLPSGIKKQLVLLQQTQGETLSDTYQQSRRRSAWLEGTANLAVFISIILMVFKPF; from the coding sequence ATGTATACATATTTGTTATTCATCCATATCCTATCCGCCATAACGGCAATTGTTACAATCATGGGCTCTCCATTCATTATGAGCGGTGTTCGAACGACAGGTCAGGCAAAATTCGGATTGGAGTTACAGAACAAGTTAGCAATCCTGCCTAAGATCGGGGGTACACTACTAATCTTATCCGGACTCGGGCTCGGTTTCCTGCAAACTTATCTTTTTCGGGAAATGTGGTATGTGGTCTCCATTGCAATCTTCTTTGTTATTCTGATTATTGTGGCCGTCATGCTTCCCTCCGGCATTAAGAAGCAACTTGTGCTGCTGCAGCAAACGCAAGGGGAAACCTTATCTGATACATATCAACAAAGTCGCAGACGCTCTGCGTGGTTGGAGGGTACTGCTAATCTAGCTGTGTTCATCTCGATTATCCTGATGGTGTTCAAACCGTTCTAA
- a CDS encoding MarR family winged helix-turn-helix transcriptional regulator: MEFSIEKKITPKAYVYGSIFTLSNRLQLLGDRRYKDLSLKQAFVLWNISLYDDYFLNLKDIAQIVGTSSQNVKKIINILEKKGFAIVGKNETDRRSLRVALTSKGKEYYLERGKKEEQYMEELFADFDDEMLMGLYQGLYKLMEKTAQEHGGK; encoded by the coding sequence ATGGAATTTTCAATCGAAAAAAAAATCACACCTAAAGCATATGTTTATGGATCAATTTTCACATTGTCTAACCGTTTGCAACTTTTAGGCGATAGAAGATATAAGGATCTTTCATTAAAACAAGCATTTGTGTTGTGGAATATTTCTCTTTATGATGATTACTTTCTTAACCTAAAAGATATTGCTCAAATTGTCGGTACTTCGAGTCAGAATGTGAAAAAAATCATAAATATTCTTGAAAAAAAAGGTTTTGCAATAGTAGGAAAAAATGAAACTGACAGAAGGAGTTTACGCGTTGCTTTAACATCTAAGGGTAAAGAGTATTACTTGGAAAGAGGTAAGAAGGAAGAACAGTATATGGAAGAGTTATTTGCTGACTTTGATGATGAGATGCTTATGGGATTGTATCAAGGTCTATATAAACTTATGGAAAAAACAGCTCAAGAACACGGGGGGAAATAA
- a CDS encoding DUF4267 domain-containing protein — translation MSKLYWGPKSVSFWLVGVVTLLMLYLGVRGFVQPEAAIRDFGLPLHDTADNYLIYIKADRDLFIGIFLLALMLFRMRKALLIVMLTSILMPTIDAILVITNAVDKTPSWIHIVTALYGLVVGCMLYREEQQARTATK, via the coding sequence ATGAGTAAACTTTATTGGGGACCAAAGTCAGTATCATTTTGGCTCGTGGGTGTTGTTACGCTGTTAATGTTGTATTTAGGAGTAAGAGGTTTTGTCCAGCCAGAAGCTGCAATACGAGATTTCGGTTTACCGCTACATGACACCGCGGATAACTACCTTATTTACATCAAAGCAGATCGTGATTTGTTTATTGGTATCTTCCTACTAGCCTTGATGTTATTTCGTATGAGAAAAGCATTACTTATTGTGATGTTAACTTCTATTCTAATGCCTACCATTGATGCAATATTGGTCATTACGAATGCAGTAGATAAAACACCTTCTTGGATTCATATTGTTACTGCGTTATATGGACTTGTTGTTGGTTGTATGTTGTATCGAGAAGAACAGCAAGCCAGAACAGCAACTAAATGA
- a CDS encoding TetR/AcrR family transcriptional regulator, whose amino-acid sequence MNKKTDLRVLRTKQFIRKAFYELIQEKGYEGITIQDIADRAMINRNTFYLHYQNKPDLLETCMDELLSELKDAVVLCPISMSPFSISLLETVMQTVLEHISHNNTFYYAMLIEENRIYQFRVKMENIIKDKLNEGKDLVQEHSHLAISKELRLEYLVSAFMGIVIWWIKNDQPLPADEASSQFSRLVTYGHLKVAGIPVEE is encoded by the coding sequence ATGAACAAAAAAACCGACCTAAGAGTACTCCGCACGAAACAATTCATTCGAAAGGCGTTTTATGAGCTCATTCAGGAAAAAGGATATGAAGGGATAACAATCCAGGATATTGCCGATCGAGCTATGATTAACCGGAACACTTTTTATCTTCACTATCAAAACAAGCCTGATTTATTGGAAACATGTATGGATGAATTGTTGAGCGAACTAAAGGATGCCGTCGTTCTTTGTCCCATCAGCATGAGCCCTTTCAGCATTTCTTTACTTGAGACAGTCATGCAAACTGTACTGGAACATATCTCGCACAACAATACCTTTTACTACGCCATGTTAATTGAAGAGAATAGAATTTATCAGTTTCGAGTAAAAATGGAGAATATCATTAAAGATAAATTAAATGAGGGAAAAGATCTTGTGCAGGAACACTCCCATTTAGCGATATCCAAGGAATTGCGGCTCGAATATCTCGTATCGGCTTTCATGGGGATTGTTATTTGGTGGATAAAAAATGATCAGCCTCTTCCTGCGGATGAAGCTTCATCTCAGTTTAGTAGACTTGTTACCTATGGGCATTTGAAAGTTGCGGGCATCCCTGTCGAAGAATAA
- a CDS encoding nuclear transport factor 2 family protein encodes MSFNHQNELVRKAVAVIESFESGNPEAITAYVHPDQYIQHNQGLSDGRASMLGALDHLKEIGTKVSIKRALIDGEYVVLHSIYDFFGPKIIIDIFRFENGLIVEHWDNMQAMESKTLSNHTMIDGPVTIKDIDKTDANKELVKSYVENILFGKNLSLHSSYFNGDKYIQHSPHIADGLSGLHAALQALKEKNIKFEYTQIHQVIGEGDFVLVVSEGFFNDQHTAFYDLFRVENEKIAEHWDVVETVLPVEKRKNSNSRF; translated from the coding sequence ATGTCATTTAACCATCAAAATGAGCTTGTTCGTAAGGCAGTCGCTGTGATTGAAAGTTTTGAGAGCGGCAACCCTGAAGCGATTACGGCTTACGTTCACCCAGATCAATATATTCAGCACAACCAAGGCTTATCTGATGGCCGTGCGTCCATGCTTGGTGCACTTGATCACTTAAAGGAAATTGGTACGAAGGTAAGTATTAAGCGTGCTTTGATCGACGGAGAATATGTAGTACTTCATTCCATATATGATTTTTTTGGACCCAAAATCATCATTGATATTTTCCGTTTTGAGAATGGATTGATTGTTGAACACTGGGACAATATGCAAGCAATGGAAAGCAAGACACTAAGCAACCATACGATGATTGACGGACCAGTCACGATCAAGGATATCGACAAGACAGATGCCAACAAAGAATTAGTCAAAAGTTATGTTGAAAACATCTTGTTTGGGAAGAACCTCAGCCTGCACTCTTCTTACTTTAATGGAGATAAATACATTCAGCATAGTCCTCATATTGCAGACGGGCTTTCCGGTCTCCATGCTGCATTGCAGGCGCTTAAGGAGAAAAACATTAAATTCGAATATACTCAGATCCACCAGGTGATTGGAGAAGGCGATTTTGTGCTTGTAGTGAGTGAAGGATTTTTTAATGATCAGCACACTGCGTTCTATGATTTATTTCGCGTGGAGAACGAAAAGATTGCCGAGCATTGGGATGTAGTTGAAACCGTACTGCCGGTAGAAAAACGAAAAAACTCGAACAGCAGATTTTGA
- a CDS encoding tetratricopeptide repeat protein — MTRDDLGKLIERREEGRAKQDQAILSNVRGDLLKLLSDYPDDAEINYQTGIAHDNSGMGREAIPYYERALKIGLSGPDLERCLLGLGSTYRYWGYYQKAVETLGKGVREFPENRALQVLLAMALYNSKNYKESVSLLITNLMETTTDSKLHYFKRGILAYSEDLDETAE; from the coding sequence ATGACAAGAGATGATCTAGGTAAGCTGATTGAACGTCGTGAAGAAGGAAGGGCCAAACAAGATCAAGCGATTCTAAGTAATGTCCGGGGAGACTTATTAAAATTGCTTTCCGATTACCCGGATGATGCCGAAATTAACTATCAAACTGGGATAGCTCATGACAATTCTGGTATGGGGCGTGAGGCAATACCTTATTATGAGCGGGCTTTGAAGATCGGCCTTTCCGGACCCGATCTTGAAAGATGCCTACTGGGCCTGGGTAGTACATATCGTTACTGGGGATACTACCAGAAGGCTGTTGAAACGCTGGGCAAAGGAGTGCGGGAATTTCCAGAAAATCGGGCGCTTCAAGTACTTCTAGCTATGGCTCTGTATAATAGTAAGAACTACAAGGAAAGTGTTAGCCTGCTGATCACCAATTTAATGGAAACCACAACGGATAGTAAGCTTCATTATTTCAAACGTGGGATTTTGGCTTACTCCGAAGATCTTGACGAAACAGCTGAATAG
- a CDS encoding DUF1772 domain-containing protein gives MMKLLYYVTFVSSLGVGLLAGVFFTFSAFVMQSLTKLPSGEGISAMQSINTTILQSSFMWVFMGSTALSVFLGITSFFNLGNTSALYVIVGSLIFFVGVFLVTAIFNVPLNDTLAAATPGSSEGAQAWKKFLDSWVPWNHVRTIASIGALISYITAIRKW, from the coding sequence ATGATGAAGCTTCTTTATTATGTAACATTTGTATCTTCATTGGGGGTTGGCTTGCTTGCTGGTGTATTCTTCACCTTCTCAGCTTTCGTCATGCAATCGCTTACCAAGCTTCCCTCGGGAGAGGGCATATCCGCTATGCAAAGTATTAACACGACGATTCTGCAGTCGTCTTTTATGTGGGTTTTCATGGGCTCTACAGCCTTAAGTGTCTTTTTAGGAATCACTTCATTTTTCAATTTGGGCAACACCAGCGCACTATATGTGATTGTTGGAAGCCTGATCTTCTTTGTTGGAGTATTCCTAGTAACTGCTATATTCAATGTGCCGCTCAACGATACGTTAGCCGCTGCAACTCCAGGGAGTTCGGAGGGGGCTCAAGCATGGAAGAAGTTTTTGGACAGTTGGGTGCCGTGGAATCATGTGCGGACGATTGCTTCTATTGGGGCACTGATTTCTTATATCACCGCTATTCGCAAGTGGTAA